AAATCAACTCTATGTAGGCGGAAGTTTTCTTATTCAGGGAAACCTCGGCCAATGGAATCGAACGAACCCCGGAACCGCAGGGTTAGGATTTTTTATCGAAAAGGGGTTCGTTAATAAACCACTTTGGTTTTATGGTTTTCTTTCTGAACTTTCTTTAGCCCCGTCTGCACAAGGCTCCATAACACTCTGGAATCAATCCGGATACTTAGGCAAACAGTGGGGATCATCCTCACCGTATTTTCTATTTGGTGGAGGTATCACCGGAGTTCAATGGACACATAACTCGAAATCACAGAACGGGATCGACCCCGAGGTTTTAGGGGAATTTGGCTGGGCTTGGGAATTCAGTAACGGCTCAAGACTTCGCCTTGGACTTCGTTCTCAATGCACAGTTGAAGCAAGTGACTCGCTTTGTCGCTCCGGTCTTCGAATCTCCTGGGGGTTGTTATTATGATTCGCATTCTTGTTTTCTTATTTTCCTTTTCGCTTTTCATTTCTTGTCAGAACTCCCCGCTTTCATCGATTCATGATGCGGAAACGGCCAAAGTTACGTTCGCAGCTGTCTCTCAGCTTGGACCTCGCTCTGCTACTCTTTCCTGGGAGTGTTCCGCTTCTTTGCCCGGTTCCGTTGTATATGGGAAAGGCGGGATCGA
This DNA window, taken from Leptospira sanjuanensis, encodes the following:
- a CDS encoding LA_3334 family protein, producing the protein MKVSYIIFLACALILPYSLFASELLLKTGEAFLIEEINESADVVNVRWKGRQYRIPKYEVQRIDYQKKGPESSYLFSEFQLTDGSSIRGIIVERKKDRYIFRTDLGFVEIEKSKIQNLSTKENESEAPELPEKYLSGRSGENQLYVGGSFLIQGNLGQWNRTNPGTAGLGFFIEKGFVNKPLWFYGFLSELSLAPSAQGSITLWNQSGYLGKQWGSSSPYFLFGGGITGVQWTHNSKSQNGIDPEVLGEFGWAWEFSNGSRLRLGLRSQCTVEASDSLCRSGLRISWGLLL